A portion of the Pseudomonas protegens CHA0 genome contains these proteins:
- a CDS encoding sarcosine oxidase subunit delta, whose translation MLHIFCPHCGELRSEEEFHSSGQAHIPRPLDPNACTDEEWGDYMFFRDNPRGLHHELWIHAAGCRQYFNATRDTVTYEILETYKIGTKPQFTAKAAGEKV comes from the coding sequence ATGTTGCATATCTTCTGTCCTCACTGCGGCGAGCTGCGCTCCGAAGAGGAATTCCATTCGTCCGGCCAGGCGCATATTCCACGGCCCCTGGACCCCAACGCCTGCACCGACGAGGAGTGGGGCGACTACATGTTCTTCCGCGACAACCCTCGCGGCCTGCACCACGAGTTGTGGATCCACGCCGCCGGTTGCCGCCAGTACTTCAACGCTACCCGCGACACCGTCACCTACGAAATTCTTGAGACCTACAAGATCGGCACCAAGCCGCAATTCACCGCCAAGGCTGCTGGAGAGAAGGTATGA